From Cryptococcus neoformans var. neoformans B-3501A chromosome 6, whole genome shotgun sequence, the proteins below share one genomic window:
- a CDS encoding hypothetical protein (Match to ESTs gb|CF189275.1|CF189275, gb|CF187621.1|CF187621), with the protein MAEAMELSDFPTRRSQSTIDRVLGPDHDSQIEPVTQYALPPVDSGRRAWTFLAAATFVEILIWGLPFSVGILHVYWTNTLFVGYGASTLTLAATLQTGLLYMSCAFFGPLFTTWPKWQKTFQYAGLSAAALSMITSAFASKPWHLLVTIGLVYPLSGACYLPCATLLFEWWQAKRGFASGVMYAGTGLGGCIFPFLTSGLLNRFGYKTTMISLGVGYAVLGSIALIPIRRRIPLSRYDFAAPGRRKHKTDWSVLRTLPMFMGVMTILFTSLGNFIPSLWLPSYADDLNLHDPNGTALIAILNGASVPGNALLGYLSDRLPLRVAITLSCVGSALACAFLWGFGTNAGMLITFAIIFGLLGPSFSAVWSKMIGVISKDDPVALTTIFSIFAFTRGIGNITSGPISEALLKYNTMQGAAGAYGLNNYGILLVYTAVTIIAGGATGLLFRGR; encoded by the exons ATGGCAGAGGCAATGGAACTCTCCGACTTCCCTACCCGGCGATCCCAATCAACAATAGATCGCGTTCTAGGCCCCGATCATGACTCTCAAATTGAACCTGTCACTCAAtatgctcttcctcctgtaGATAGCGGTCGACGGGCGTGGACGTTCCTTGCAGCAGCTACATTCGTTGAGATTCTCATCTGGGGTTTGCCGTTCTCTGTCGGTATCCTGCACGTGTACTGGACCAACACTTTGTTCGTCGGGTATGGTGCTTCGACGTTGACCTTGGCAGCCACTCTTCAAACGGGTTTATTGTATATGAGCTGTGCATTTTTCGGACC ACTCTTTACAACATGGCCGAAATGGCAGAAGACCTTCCAGTACGCTGGTTTATCTGCAGCGGCTTTATCAATGATCACCTCTGCATTCGCCTCAAAG CCATGGCATCTTCTCGTCACCATCGGTCTCGTTTACCCTTTATCCGGAGCCTGTTATCTTCCTTGCGCAACTCTTTTGTTCGAATGGTGGCAAGCTAAACGAGGATTTGCCAGTGGTGTGATGTATGCTGGA ACTGGTCTCGGTGGTTGtatctttcccttccttaCCAGTGGCCTTCTCAACCGATTTGGCTACAAGACGACTATGATTTCCCTCGGTGTCGGTTACGCTGTTCTCGGTTCTATAGCCCTCATCCCAATCAGGCGACGAATCCCTCTCTCACGATATGACTTTGCGGCAccaggaaggaggaagcaCAAAACTGACTGGTCGGTACTGAGGACATTGCCTATGTTCATGGGTGTGAtgaccatcctcttcacgAGTCTGGGCAACTTCATACCGAGCTTGTGGCTTCCAT CCTATGCGGATGACCTCAATCTCCATGACCCCAACGGTACTGCTCTTATCGCCATACTTAACGGTGCCTCCGTGCCCGGTAACGCCCTCCTCGGCTACCTCTCTGatcgccttcctcttcgtgTTGCCATCACGCTCTCTTGTGTGGGTAGTGCTCTGGCCTGCGCCTTCTTGTGGGGTTTCGGGACAAATGCAGGGATGTTGATCACTTTCGCTATTATTTTTGGACTCCTCGGGCCTAGTTTTTCGGCGGTATGGTCAAAAATGATTGGAGTCATTTCAA AGGATGACCCCGTAGCTCTTACTACCATCTTTTCAATCTTTGCATTCACTCGAGGCATTGGGAATATCACTTCTGGTCCCATCTCCGAAGCTCTACTCAAGTACAACACTATGCAAGGAGCCGCTGGGGCTTACGGTCTGAACAATTAT GGCATACTGCTGGTGTACACAGCAGTCACCATCATCGCAGGTGGCGCGACCGGGTTGTTATTCAGAGGGCGCTGA